A window of the Penaeus vannamei isolate JL-2024 chromosome 19, ASM4276789v1, whole genome shotgun sequence genome harbors these coding sequences:
- the LOC113815544 gene encoding uncharacterized protein, giving the protein MMHYASNHVTQVVGDGSYVARSRVQGSVVTRARAENHVDFHAQNDIQYVSRGQSNQVSYQVTHQQGKQAKKRKSSKIGGATLSPPQVISSDLNWSPLPKRHASPSESLCVALYCDDGWEDDQPLEKTTASQSVRPRLPSCSYQRPNRPSLRSLTFTDEISDDNIPDHCSLTPPVSPAVQLRPYTNPRDTPTHHPPLLQSPTHRLAALPAHDLTLESLHDLNWLHKMEPDDQVVLEVHVIWSILSLMVVLLACYTLHHQPLTG; this is encoded by the coding sequence ATGATGCACTATGCCAGCAACCATGTTACACAGGTAGTAGGTGATGGGAGCTATGTGGCACGCTCGAGGGTACAGGGGAGTGTTGTCACACGAGCCAGGGCAGAAAACCATGTTGACTTTCATGCTCAAAATGATATACAATATGTTTCAAGGGGCCAGAGTAATCAGGTATCCTATCAAGTGACACATCAACAGGGGAAACAAgctaagaaaaggaaaagctCAAAAATAGGTGGTGCAACTCTCAGCCCACCTCAGGTAATCAGTTCCGACCTGAACTGGAGTCCTCTCCCAAAACGACATGCTTCACCTTCAGAGAGTTTGTGTGTTGCACTTTATTGTGATGATGGCTGGGAAGATGACCAACCACTAGAAAAAACTACAGCTAGTCAGTCAGTCCGACCACGTTTACCCAGTTGCAGCTATCAACGGCCAAATCGACCATCTCTTAGAAGTCTCACCTTTACTGATGAAATATCGGATGACAACATTCCAGATCACTGTTCACTCACTCCACCTGTGAGTCCAGCAGTACAGCTTCGACCCTACACCAACCCCAGGGACACACCGACCCATCATCCACCACTTCTCCAGAGCCCTACCCACCGACTGGCTGCTCTGCCTGCGCATGATCTTACACTGGAATCTCTGCATGATCTGAATTGGTTACATAAAATGGAACCCGATGATCAGGTTGTTCTTGAGGTGCATGTCATATGGTCAATTCTTTCTCTAATGGTTGTACTATTAGCTTGCTATACTTTGCATCATCAGCCACTAACAGGCTGA